Proteins from one Neodiprion fabricii isolate iyNeoFabr1 chromosome 5, iyNeoFabr1.1, whole genome shotgun sequence genomic window:
- the LOC124183166 gene encoding multiple C2 and transmembrane domain-containing protein isoform X1 — MSKSVELLASGSEDGEVPNDSTGPEDCRSRLNLNGSRHLSRSATELRPNNGSPIHQSHSPVVHQRHRHPVSVAQRTQTFFATLKSRWSRSRSKERKKLRDAGYHLQDAGKNESDYAADYSSEHSHSSSATQSPARHYHNTPDSPLARTSKDHRVSSQDGSPGRCSTDSSRVGRRGSQCNMQIEGRSPGDERGVYQGTAASSNSDGTPLIQAHDEASRRRELALRQHAFFQLRLHLRRGENLVAMDRGGSSDPYVKIKSSGRLLYKSRTVHRDLNPTWDESVTLPIEDPFQLLTFKVFDYDWGLQDDFMGSAQLDLRQLELGHAQDVILELTDPARPTQHLGNIFLTVTLWPRNQQDKEQYFQRNTRLVDVNRKLKSQIWSSVVTIVLVEAKNLLPMDIEGLSDPYVKFRLGTEKYKSKVVHKTLSPVWLEQFDLHLYEDVGFGQELEVTIWDRDKSRDDLMGRAVINLATLEREKTHRLWRDLEDGAGSVFLLLTISGTTASETISDLAAHEETPQEKALLLQRYSLLKTFQRPQDVGHLTVKVFRAQGLAAADLGGKSDPFCVLELVNARLQTQTEYKTLAPNWQKIFTFNVKDINSVLEVTVYDEDRDHKVEFLGKVAIPLLRIHNGEKRWYALKDKKLRGRAKGNSPQILMEMTVIWNPLRACARTLNPKERKYMEPEVKFKRQVFLRNVLRLKAIIVFFIDNSKYIQSCFEWESTPRSVIAFALFILLCYYFEPYMIPTAALLVFLKYYIVSNKVALVTGWPAYHPSGNSLSSHDSNDLGSDEAPSTPGGLDDDDDEDDKDKEEKKSLKERLQAIQEVTQTVQNSIGYIASLGESIKNTFNFTVPYLSYLAMVLAFLGAVVLYFVPIRYLIMAWGVNKFFRKILRPHTVPNNELLDLLSRVPNDEDLISYRELKPVPTPDCERSGVGGAAVPTGSGAPRKDHQRRKKTA, encoded by the exons ATGAGCAAAAGTGTCGAGCTTCTCGCGTCTGGGTCAGAGGATGGTGAAGTACCCAATG ACTCTACCGGTCCGGAAGACTGCAGATCTCGGTTGAATCTTAACGGAAGTCGGCATCTTTCAAGAAGCGCGACGGAACTTCGTCCGAACAACGGTTCGCCGATTCATCAGAGCCACAGTCCCGTTGTTCATCAGCGTCACCGTCATCCGGTTTCCGTAGCTCAGAGGACGCAGACATTTTTCGCAACCCTGAAAAGCCGTTGGTCAAGGAGTCGTAGCAAGGAGCGAAAGAAATTGAGGGACGCTGGTTATCATTTGCAGGACGCCGGTAAAAACGAGTCCGATTATGCGGCCGATTACTCGTCCGAACACAGCCACAGCTCTTCGGCGACTCAAAGCCCGGCCAGGCACTACCACAACACTCCAG ATTCGCCCCTCGCCCGCACCAGCAAGGATCATCGAGTATCTTCGCAGGATGGAAGTCCTGGAAGATGCAGCACCGACTCGAGTCGCGTTGGTCGACGTGGATCTCAGTGCAATATGCAAATCGAGGGAAGGAGTCCGGGGGACGAACGAGGAGTTTATCAAGGAACCGCGGCCTCCTCGAATTCCGACGGAACGCCTCTTATTCAGGCACACGacgaggcgtcgcgacgccgcgaACTCGCGCTTCGTCAGCACGCCTTTTTTCAACTCCGTTTGCACCTCAGACGAGGCGAGAATCTCGTCGCAATGGATCGCGGCG GCTCGAGCGATCCGTACGTGAAGATCAAATCCTCCGGTCGTCTTTTGTACAAGTCAAGAACGGTGCATCGCGATTTGAACCCGACTTGGGACGAGAGCGTTACTTTACCGATCGAGGATCCGTTCCAGCTCCTGACGTTTAAG GTTTTCGACTACGACTGGGGACTTCAGGACGATTTTATGGGATCGGCACAGCTTGATCTGCGACAATTGGAACTCGGACACGCCCAGGACGTAATTTTGGAACTTACGGATCCAGCGAGACCGACTCAGCACTTGGGGAATATTTTTCTGACCGTCACTCTGTGGCCGAGAAATCAGCAGGACAAGGAACAG TATTTTCAACGGAACACGCGGCTCGTCGATGTTAACAGGAAATTGAAATCCCAGATATGGAGCTCCGTAGTCACCATCGTTCTGGTAGAGGCGAAAAATCTGCTTCCAATGGACATAGAAGGCCTTTCGGATCCTTACGTAAAATTTCG GCTGGGAACAGAGAAGTACAAATCCAAAGTGGTTCACAAGACGCTGAGTCCCGTTTGGCTCGAGCAATTCGACCTCCACCTCTACGAGGACGTCGGCTTTGGTCAGGAATTGGAGGTGACGATTTGGGACCGCGACAAATCGCGGGACGACCTGATGGGACGGGCTGTAATAAACCTGGCGACTCTGGAGCGGGAGAAGACGCACAGGCTGTGGAGGGACCTCGAGGACGGTGCCGGAAGCGTATTTTTGCTTTTGACCATCAGCGGAACGACCGCAAGCGAAACCATCAGCGACTTGGCCGCTCACGAGGAAACTCCGCAGGAGAAAGCGTTACTTCTTCAGAGGTATTCCTTGCTCAAGACCTTCCAGAGGCCGCAGGACGTCGGTCATCTCACGGTCAAG GTTTTCAGAGCTCAAGGACTCGCTGCGGCTGATCTTGGCGGGAAAAGCGACCCGTTTTGCGTCCTCGAACTGGTCAATGCTCGGCTCCAAACTCAGACGGAGTACAAAACCTTGGCGCCAAACTGGCAAAAGATTTTCACATT CAATGTCAAGGACATAAACTCGGTGCTTGAAGTCACGGTTTACGACGAGGACAGGGACCACAAGGTTGAGTTTTTGGGTAAAGTCGCGATACCCTTGCTGAGGATACACAACGGCGAGAAACGCTGGTACGCGTTGAAAGACAAAAAGCTGAGGGGTCGGGCCAAGGGAAATTCACCCCAGATACTGATGGAGATGACCGTGATTTGGAATCCCTTAAGAGCCTGCGCGAGGACCCTAAATCCAAAGGAACGAAAATACATGGAACCGGAGGTGAAATTTAAGCGACAAGTTTTCCTAAGAAACGTTCTCAGGCTCAAAGCCATCATCGTTTTCTTCATCGACAACAGCAAGTACATCCA GAGCTGTTTCGAGTGGGAAAGCACTCCAAGAAGCGTCATCGCATTTGCACTCTTCATTCTACTGTGTTACTACTTCGAGCCTTACATGATCCCGACGGCAGCCTTGTTGGTATTTCTCAAATACTACATCGTGAGTAACAAA GTCGCCCTGGTTACCGGATGGCCAGCTTATCATCCCTCGGGGAATTCCTTGTCCTCTCACGATTCGAACGATCTTGGAAGTGACGAAGCTCCCTCAACTCCCGGAGGCCtggatgacgacgacgacgaggatgaCAAAGACAAG gaggagaaaaaatcgCTCAAAGAGAGGCTTCAGGCGATCCAGGAGGTCACGCAGACAGTGCAAAACTCCATCGGCTACATAGCCAGCCTGGGCGAGAGCATAAAGAACACGTTCAACTTCACGGTACCTTACCTGAGCTACCTGGCGATGGTACTCGCCTTCCTTGGCGCCGTGGTACTCTACTTTGTGCCAATACGTTACCTCATTATGGCCTGGggcgtgaataaattttttagaaaaattctcaGACCCCACACGGTGCCCAACAACGAGTTGCTCGATCTTTTATCGAGGGTGCCTAACGACGAGGATCTCATTTCGTACAG AGAGTTGAAACCTGTTCCAACACCCGACTGCGAGCGAAGCGGAGTTGGCGGTGCGGCGGTTCCGACCGGAAGCGGTGCGCCGCGTAAAGATCATCaacgacgaaaaaaaaccGCGTAA
- the LOC124183166 gene encoding multiple C2 and transmembrane domain-containing protein isoform X6, with amino-acid sequence MLNLSDCLLIQKCLGGKDSPLARTSKDHRVSSQDGSPGRCSTDSSRVGRRGSQCNMQIEGRSPGDERGVYQGTAASSNSDGTPLIQAHDEASRRRELALRQHAFFQLRLHLRRGENLVAMDRGGSSDPYVKIKSSGRLLYKSRTVHRDLNPTWDESVTLPIEDPFQLLTFKVFDYDWGLQDDFMGSAQLDLRQLELGHAQDVILELTDPARPTQHLGNIFLTVTLWPRNQQDKEQYFQRNTRLVDVNRKLKSQIWSSVVTIVLVEAKNLLPMDIEGLSDPYVKFRLGTEKYKSKVVHKTLSPVWLEQFDLHLYEDVGFGQELEVTIWDRDKSRDDLMGRAVINLATLEREKTHRLWRDLEDGAGSVFLLLTISGTTASETISDLAAHEETPQEKALLLQRYSLLKTFQRPQDVGHLTVKVFRAQGLAAADLGGKSDPFCVLELVNARLQTQTEYKTLAPNWQKIFTFNVKDINSVLEVTVYDEDRDHKVEFLGKVAIPLLRIHNGEKRWYALKDKKLRGRAKGNSPQILMEMTVIWNPLRACARTLNPKERKYMEPEVKFKRQVFLRNVLRLKAIIVFFIDNSKYIQSCFEWESTPRSVIAFALFILLCYYFEPYMIPTAALLVFLKYYIVSNKVALVTGWPAYHPSGNSLSSHDSNDLGSDEAPSTPGGLDDDDDEDDKDKEEKKSLKERLQAIQEVTQTVQNSIGYIASLGESIKNTFNFTVPYLSYLAMVLAFLGAVVLYFVPIRYLIMAWGVNKFFRKILRPHTVPNNELLDLLSRVPNDEDLISYRELKPVPTPDCERSGVGGAAVPTGSGAPRKDHQRRKKTA; translated from the exons ATGCTGAATCTCAGCGATTGTCTTCTGATCCAGAAGTGCCTCGGTGGAAAAG ATTCGCCCCTCGCCCGCACCAGCAAGGATCATCGAGTATCTTCGCAGGATGGAAGTCCTGGAAGATGCAGCACCGACTCGAGTCGCGTTGGTCGACGTGGATCTCAGTGCAATATGCAAATCGAGGGAAGGAGTCCGGGGGACGAACGAGGAGTTTATCAAGGAACCGCGGCCTCCTCGAATTCCGACGGAACGCCTCTTATTCAGGCACACGacgaggcgtcgcgacgccgcgaACTCGCGCTTCGTCAGCACGCCTTTTTTCAACTCCGTTTGCACCTCAGACGAGGCGAGAATCTCGTCGCAATGGATCGCGGCG GCTCGAGCGATCCGTACGTGAAGATCAAATCCTCCGGTCGTCTTTTGTACAAGTCAAGAACGGTGCATCGCGATTTGAACCCGACTTGGGACGAGAGCGTTACTTTACCGATCGAGGATCCGTTCCAGCTCCTGACGTTTAAG GTTTTCGACTACGACTGGGGACTTCAGGACGATTTTATGGGATCGGCACAGCTTGATCTGCGACAATTGGAACTCGGACACGCCCAGGACGTAATTTTGGAACTTACGGATCCAGCGAGACCGACTCAGCACTTGGGGAATATTTTTCTGACCGTCACTCTGTGGCCGAGAAATCAGCAGGACAAGGAACAG TATTTTCAACGGAACACGCGGCTCGTCGATGTTAACAGGAAATTGAAATCCCAGATATGGAGCTCCGTAGTCACCATCGTTCTGGTAGAGGCGAAAAATCTGCTTCCAATGGACATAGAAGGCCTTTCGGATCCTTACGTAAAATTTCG GCTGGGAACAGAGAAGTACAAATCCAAAGTGGTTCACAAGACGCTGAGTCCCGTTTGGCTCGAGCAATTCGACCTCCACCTCTACGAGGACGTCGGCTTTGGTCAGGAATTGGAGGTGACGATTTGGGACCGCGACAAATCGCGGGACGACCTGATGGGACGGGCTGTAATAAACCTGGCGACTCTGGAGCGGGAGAAGACGCACAGGCTGTGGAGGGACCTCGAGGACGGTGCCGGAAGCGTATTTTTGCTTTTGACCATCAGCGGAACGACCGCAAGCGAAACCATCAGCGACTTGGCCGCTCACGAGGAAACTCCGCAGGAGAAAGCGTTACTTCTTCAGAGGTATTCCTTGCTCAAGACCTTCCAGAGGCCGCAGGACGTCGGTCATCTCACGGTCAAG GTTTTCAGAGCTCAAGGACTCGCTGCGGCTGATCTTGGCGGGAAAAGCGACCCGTTTTGCGTCCTCGAACTGGTCAATGCTCGGCTCCAAACTCAGACGGAGTACAAAACCTTGGCGCCAAACTGGCAAAAGATTTTCACATT CAATGTCAAGGACATAAACTCGGTGCTTGAAGTCACGGTTTACGACGAGGACAGGGACCACAAGGTTGAGTTTTTGGGTAAAGTCGCGATACCCTTGCTGAGGATACACAACGGCGAGAAACGCTGGTACGCGTTGAAAGACAAAAAGCTGAGGGGTCGGGCCAAGGGAAATTCACCCCAGATACTGATGGAGATGACCGTGATTTGGAATCCCTTAAGAGCCTGCGCGAGGACCCTAAATCCAAAGGAACGAAAATACATGGAACCGGAGGTGAAATTTAAGCGACAAGTTTTCCTAAGAAACGTTCTCAGGCTCAAAGCCATCATCGTTTTCTTCATCGACAACAGCAAGTACATCCA GAGCTGTTTCGAGTGGGAAAGCACTCCAAGAAGCGTCATCGCATTTGCACTCTTCATTCTACTGTGTTACTACTTCGAGCCTTACATGATCCCGACGGCAGCCTTGTTGGTATTTCTCAAATACTACATCGTGAGTAACAAA GTCGCCCTGGTTACCGGATGGCCAGCTTATCATCCCTCGGGGAATTCCTTGTCCTCTCACGATTCGAACGATCTTGGAAGTGACGAAGCTCCCTCAACTCCCGGAGGCCtggatgacgacgacgacgaggatgaCAAAGACAAG gaggagaaaaaatcgCTCAAAGAGAGGCTTCAGGCGATCCAGGAGGTCACGCAGACAGTGCAAAACTCCATCGGCTACATAGCCAGCCTGGGCGAGAGCATAAAGAACACGTTCAACTTCACGGTACCTTACCTGAGCTACCTGGCGATGGTACTCGCCTTCCTTGGCGCCGTGGTACTCTACTTTGTGCCAATACGTTACCTCATTATGGCCTGGggcgtgaataaattttttagaaaaattctcaGACCCCACACGGTGCCCAACAACGAGTTGCTCGATCTTTTATCGAGGGTGCCTAACGACGAGGATCTCATTTCGTACAG AGAGTTGAAACCTGTTCCAACACCCGACTGCGAGCGAAGCGGAGTTGGCGGTGCGGCGGTTCCGACCGGAAGCGGTGCGCCGCGTAAAGATCATCaacgacgaaaaaaaaccGCGTAA
- the LOC124183166 gene encoding multiple C2 and transmembrane domain-containing protein isoform X5, whose product MSKSVELLASGSEDGEVPNDSTGPEDCRSRLNLNGSRHLSRSATELRPNNGSPIHQSHSPVVHQRHRHPVSVAQRTQTFFATLKSRWSRSRSKERKKLRDAGYHLQDAGKNESDYAADYSSEHSHSSSATQSPARHYHNTPGSSDPYVKIKSSGRLLYKSRTVHRDLNPTWDESVTLPIEDPFQLLTFKVFDYDWGLQDDFMGSAQLDLRQLELGHAQDVILELTDPARPTQHLGNIFLTVTLWPRNQQDKEQYFQRNTRLVDVNRKLKSQIWSSVVTIVLVEAKNLLPMDIEGLSDPYVKFRLGTEKYKSKVVHKTLSPVWLEQFDLHLYEDVGFGQELEVTIWDRDKSRDDLMGRAVINLATLEREKTHRLWRDLEDGAGSVFLLLTISGTTASETISDLAAHEETPQEKALLLQRYSLLKTFQRPQDVGHLTVKVFRAQGLAAADLGGKSDPFCVLELVNARLQTQTEYKTLAPNWQKIFTFNVKDINSVLEVTVYDEDRDHKVEFLGKVAIPLLRIHNGEKRWYALKDKKLRGRAKGNSPQILMEMTVIWNPLRACARTLNPKERKYMEPEVKFKRQVFLRNVLRLKAIIVFFIDNSKYIQSCFEWESTPRSVIAFALFILLCYYFEPYMIPTAALLVFLKYYIVSNKVALVTGWPAYHPSGNSLSSHDSNDLGSDEAPSTPGGLDDDDDEDDKDKEEKKSLKERLQAIQEVTQTVQNSIGYIASLGESIKNTFNFTVPYLSYLAMVLAFLGAVVLYFVPIRYLIMAWGVNKFFRKILRPHTVPNNELLDLLSRVPNDEDLISYRELKPVPTPDCERSGVGGAAVPTGSGAPRKDHQRRKKTA is encoded by the exons ATGAGCAAAAGTGTCGAGCTTCTCGCGTCTGGGTCAGAGGATGGTGAAGTACCCAATG ACTCTACCGGTCCGGAAGACTGCAGATCTCGGTTGAATCTTAACGGAAGTCGGCATCTTTCAAGAAGCGCGACGGAACTTCGTCCGAACAACGGTTCGCCGATTCATCAGAGCCACAGTCCCGTTGTTCATCAGCGTCACCGTCATCCGGTTTCCGTAGCTCAGAGGACGCAGACATTTTTCGCAACCCTGAAAAGCCGTTGGTCAAGGAGTCGTAGCAAGGAGCGAAAGAAATTGAGGGACGCTGGTTATCATTTGCAGGACGCCGGTAAAAACGAGTCCGATTATGCGGCCGATTACTCGTCCGAACACAGCCACAGCTCTTCGGCGACTCAAAGCCCGGCCAGGCACTACCACAACACTCCAG GCTCGAGCGATCCGTACGTGAAGATCAAATCCTCCGGTCGTCTTTTGTACAAGTCAAGAACGGTGCATCGCGATTTGAACCCGACTTGGGACGAGAGCGTTACTTTACCGATCGAGGATCCGTTCCAGCTCCTGACGTTTAAG GTTTTCGACTACGACTGGGGACTTCAGGACGATTTTATGGGATCGGCACAGCTTGATCTGCGACAATTGGAACTCGGACACGCCCAGGACGTAATTTTGGAACTTACGGATCCAGCGAGACCGACTCAGCACTTGGGGAATATTTTTCTGACCGTCACTCTGTGGCCGAGAAATCAGCAGGACAAGGAACAG TATTTTCAACGGAACACGCGGCTCGTCGATGTTAACAGGAAATTGAAATCCCAGATATGGAGCTCCGTAGTCACCATCGTTCTGGTAGAGGCGAAAAATCTGCTTCCAATGGACATAGAAGGCCTTTCGGATCCTTACGTAAAATTTCG GCTGGGAACAGAGAAGTACAAATCCAAAGTGGTTCACAAGACGCTGAGTCCCGTTTGGCTCGAGCAATTCGACCTCCACCTCTACGAGGACGTCGGCTTTGGTCAGGAATTGGAGGTGACGATTTGGGACCGCGACAAATCGCGGGACGACCTGATGGGACGGGCTGTAATAAACCTGGCGACTCTGGAGCGGGAGAAGACGCACAGGCTGTGGAGGGACCTCGAGGACGGTGCCGGAAGCGTATTTTTGCTTTTGACCATCAGCGGAACGACCGCAAGCGAAACCATCAGCGACTTGGCCGCTCACGAGGAAACTCCGCAGGAGAAAGCGTTACTTCTTCAGAGGTATTCCTTGCTCAAGACCTTCCAGAGGCCGCAGGACGTCGGTCATCTCACGGTCAAG GTTTTCAGAGCTCAAGGACTCGCTGCGGCTGATCTTGGCGGGAAAAGCGACCCGTTTTGCGTCCTCGAACTGGTCAATGCTCGGCTCCAAACTCAGACGGAGTACAAAACCTTGGCGCCAAACTGGCAAAAGATTTTCACATT CAATGTCAAGGACATAAACTCGGTGCTTGAAGTCACGGTTTACGACGAGGACAGGGACCACAAGGTTGAGTTTTTGGGTAAAGTCGCGATACCCTTGCTGAGGATACACAACGGCGAGAAACGCTGGTACGCGTTGAAAGACAAAAAGCTGAGGGGTCGGGCCAAGGGAAATTCACCCCAGATACTGATGGAGATGACCGTGATTTGGAATCCCTTAAGAGCCTGCGCGAGGACCCTAAATCCAAAGGAACGAAAATACATGGAACCGGAGGTGAAATTTAAGCGACAAGTTTTCCTAAGAAACGTTCTCAGGCTCAAAGCCATCATCGTTTTCTTCATCGACAACAGCAAGTACATCCA GAGCTGTTTCGAGTGGGAAAGCACTCCAAGAAGCGTCATCGCATTTGCACTCTTCATTCTACTGTGTTACTACTTCGAGCCTTACATGATCCCGACGGCAGCCTTGTTGGTATTTCTCAAATACTACATCGTGAGTAACAAA GTCGCCCTGGTTACCGGATGGCCAGCTTATCATCCCTCGGGGAATTCCTTGTCCTCTCACGATTCGAACGATCTTGGAAGTGACGAAGCTCCCTCAACTCCCGGAGGCCtggatgacgacgacgacgaggatgaCAAAGACAAG gaggagaaaaaatcgCTCAAAGAGAGGCTTCAGGCGATCCAGGAGGTCACGCAGACAGTGCAAAACTCCATCGGCTACATAGCCAGCCTGGGCGAGAGCATAAAGAACACGTTCAACTTCACGGTACCTTACCTGAGCTACCTGGCGATGGTACTCGCCTTCCTTGGCGCCGTGGTACTCTACTTTGTGCCAATACGTTACCTCATTATGGCCTGGggcgtgaataaattttttagaaaaattctcaGACCCCACACGGTGCCCAACAACGAGTTGCTCGATCTTTTATCGAGGGTGCCTAACGACGAGGATCTCATTTCGTACAG AGAGTTGAAACCTGTTCCAACACCCGACTGCGAGCGAAGCGGAGTTGGCGGTGCGGCGGTTCCGACCGGAAGCGGTGCGCCGCGTAAAGATCATCaacgacgaaaaaaaaccGCGTAA
- the LOC124183166 gene encoding multiple C2 and transmembrane domain-containing protein isoform X2, with product MLNLSDCLLIQKCLGGKDSTGPEDCRSRLNLNGSRHLSRSATELRPNNGSPIHQSHSPVVHQRHRHPVSVAQRTQTFFATLKSRWSRSRSKERKKLRDAGYHLQDAGKNESDYAADYSSEHSHSSSATQSPARHYHNTPDSPLARTSKDHRVSSQDGSPGRCSTDSSRVGRRGSQCNMQIEGRSPGDERGVYQGTAASSNSDGTPLIQAHDEASRRRELALRQHAFFQLRLHLRRGENLVAMDRGGSSDPYVKIKSSGRLLYKSRTVHRDLNPTWDESVTLPIEDPFQLLTFKVFDYDWGLQDDFMGSAQLDLRQLELGHAQDVILELTDPARPTQHLGNIFLTVTLWPRNQQDKEQYFQRNTRLVDVNRKLKSQIWSSVVTIVLVEAKNLLPMDIEGLSDPYVKFRLGTEKYKSKVVHKTLSPVWLEQFDLHLYEDVGFGQELEVTIWDRDKSRDDLMGRAVINLATLEREKTHRLWRDLEDGAGSVFLLLTISGTTASETISDLAAHEETPQEKALLLQRYSLLKTFQRPQDVGHLTVKVFRAQGLAAADLGGKSDPFCVLELVNARLQTQTEYKTLAPNWQKIFTFNVKDINSVLEVTVYDEDRDHKVEFLGKVAIPLLRIHNGEKRWYALKDKKLRGRAKGNSPQILMEMTVIWNPLRACARTLNPKERKYMEPEVKFKRQVFLRNVLRLKAIIVFFIDNSKYIQSCFEWESTPRSVIAFALFILLCYYFEPYMIPTAALLVFLKYYIVSNKVALVTGWPAYHPSGNSLSSHDSNDLGSDEAPSTPGGLDDDDDEDDKDKEEKKSLKERLQAIQEVTQTVQNSIGYIASLGESIKNTFNFTVPYLSYLAMVLAFLGAVVLYFVPIRYLIMAWGVNKFFRKILRPHTVPNNELLDLLSRVPNDEDLISYRELKPVPTPDCERSGVGGAAVPTGSGAPRKDHQRRKKTA from the exons ATGCTGAATCTCAGCGATTGTCTTCTGATCCAGAAGTGCCTCGGTGGAAAAG ACTCTACCGGTCCGGAAGACTGCAGATCTCGGTTGAATCTTAACGGAAGTCGGCATCTTTCAAGAAGCGCGACGGAACTTCGTCCGAACAACGGTTCGCCGATTCATCAGAGCCACAGTCCCGTTGTTCATCAGCGTCACCGTCATCCGGTTTCCGTAGCTCAGAGGACGCAGACATTTTTCGCAACCCTGAAAAGCCGTTGGTCAAGGAGTCGTAGCAAGGAGCGAAAGAAATTGAGGGACGCTGGTTATCATTTGCAGGACGCCGGTAAAAACGAGTCCGATTATGCGGCCGATTACTCGTCCGAACACAGCCACAGCTCTTCGGCGACTCAAAGCCCGGCCAGGCACTACCACAACACTCCAG ATTCGCCCCTCGCCCGCACCAGCAAGGATCATCGAGTATCTTCGCAGGATGGAAGTCCTGGAAGATGCAGCACCGACTCGAGTCGCGTTGGTCGACGTGGATCTCAGTGCAATATGCAAATCGAGGGAAGGAGTCCGGGGGACGAACGAGGAGTTTATCAAGGAACCGCGGCCTCCTCGAATTCCGACGGAACGCCTCTTATTCAGGCACACGacgaggcgtcgcgacgccgcgaACTCGCGCTTCGTCAGCACGCCTTTTTTCAACTCCGTTTGCACCTCAGACGAGGCGAGAATCTCGTCGCAATGGATCGCGGCG GCTCGAGCGATCCGTACGTGAAGATCAAATCCTCCGGTCGTCTTTTGTACAAGTCAAGAACGGTGCATCGCGATTTGAACCCGACTTGGGACGAGAGCGTTACTTTACCGATCGAGGATCCGTTCCAGCTCCTGACGTTTAAG GTTTTCGACTACGACTGGGGACTTCAGGACGATTTTATGGGATCGGCACAGCTTGATCTGCGACAATTGGAACTCGGACACGCCCAGGACGTAATTTTGGAACTTACGGATCCAGCGAGACCGACTCAGCACTTGGGGAATATTTTTCTGACCGTCACTCTGTGGCCGAGAAATCAGCAGGACAAGGAACAG TATTTTCAACGGAACACGCGGCTCGTCGATGTTAACAGGAAATTGAAATCCCAGATATGGAGCTCCGTAGTCACCATCGTTCTGGTAGAGGCGAAAAATCTGCTTCCAATGGACATAGAAGGCCTTTCGGATCCTTACGTAAAATTTCG GCTGGGAACAGAGAAGTACAAATCCAAAGTGGTTCACAAGACGCTGAGTCCCGTTTGGCTCGAGCAATTCGACCTCCACCTCTACGAGGACGTCGGCTTTGGTCAGGAATTGGAGGTGACGATTTGGGACCGCGACAAATCGCGGGACGACCTGATGGGACGGGCTGTAATAAACCTGGCGACTCTGGAGCGGGAGAAGACGCACAGGCTGTGGAGGGACCTCGAGGACGGTGCCGGAAGCGTATTTTTGCTTTTGACCATCAGCGGAACGACCGCAAGCGAAACCATCAGCGACTTGGCCGCTCACGAGGAAACTCCGCAGGAGAAAGCGTTACTTCTTCAGAGGTATTCCTTGCTCAAGACCTTCCAGAGGCCGCAGGACGTCGGTCATCTCACGGTCAAG GTTTTCAGAGCTCAAGGACTCGCTGCGGCTGATCTTGGCGGGAAAAGCGACCCGTTTTGCGTCCTCGAACTGGTCAATGCTCGGCTCCAAACTCAGACGGAGTACAAAACCTTGGCGCCAAACTGGCAAAAGATTTTCACATT CAATGTCAAGGACATAAACTCGGTGCTTGAAGTCACGGTTTACGACGAGGACAGGGACCACAAGGTTGAGTTTTTGGGTAAAGTCGCGATACCCTTGCTGAGGATACACAACGGCGAGAAACGCTGGTACGCGTTGAAAGACAAAAAGCTGAGGGGTCGGGCCAAGGGAAATTCACCCCAGATACTGATGGAGATGACCGTGATTTGGAATCCCTTAAGAGCCTGCGCGAGGACCCTAAATCCAAAGGAACGAAAATACATGGAACCGGAGGTGAAATTTAAGCGACAAGTTTTCCTAAGAAACGTTCTCAGGCTCAAAGCCATCATCGTTTTCTTCATCGACAACAGCAAGTACATCCA GAGCTGTTTCGAGTGGGAAAGCACTCCAAGAAGCGTCATCGCATTTGCACTCTTCATTCTACTGTGTTACTACTTCGAGCCTTACATGATCCCGACGGCAGCCTTGTTGGTATTTCTCAAATACTACATCGTGAGTAACAAA GTCGCCCTGGTTACCGGATGGCCAGCTTATCATCCCTCGGGGAATTCCTTGTCCTCTCACGATTCGAACGATCTTGGAAGTGACGAAGCTCCCTCAACTCCCGGAGGCCtggatgacgacgacgacgaggatgaCAAAGACAAG gaggagaaaaaatcgCTCAAAGAGAGGCTTCAGGCGATCCAGGAGGTCACGCAGACAGTGCAAAACTCCATCGGCTACATAGCCAGCCTGGGCGAGAGCATAAAGAACACGTTCAACTTCACGGTACCTTACCTGAGCTACCTGGCGATGGTACTCGCCTTCCTTGGCGCCGTGGTACTCTACTTTGTGCCAATACGTTACCTCATTATGGCCTGGggcgtgaataaattttttagaaaaattctcaGACCCCACACGGTGCCCAACAACGAGTTGCTCGATCTTTTATCGAGGGTGCCTAACGACGAGGATCTCATTTCGTACAG AGAGTTGAAACCTGTTCCAACACCCGACTGCGAGCGAAGCGGAGTTGGCGGTGCGGCGGTTCCGACCGGAAGCGGTGCGCCGCGTAAAGATCATCaacgacgaaaaaaaaccGCGTAA